One Pseudomonadota bacterium DNA segment encodes these proteins:
- a CDS encoding cyanophycinase — translation MSKIDSTSRASDAKEAARAQALARLSQGAPHESQSSDSSVKGSLFIIGGAEDKKGAMRVLRRFVELCGGSSASIGVLATAKPHSPQAADVYVELFRGLGVRDVYAMPIMSRNDAFNPKYVRFMEQLTGAFFTGGNQLALTSAIGGTTLSQALYRMYERGGVVGGTSAGASAVSRHMIMSGTTGLSPRKGKVMVGAGLGLLKNVVVDQHFSARRRIGRLLTVVAHNPFLLGIGIDEDTACHILPDKTFSVCGSGTVTVLDGGEITYTNVPFVDNTNVPLSIYNVRTHILIEGCAYDIARRVPLNPPIPEP, via the coding sequence GTGAGCAAGATCGACAGCACCTCCCGCGCATCTGACGCCAAAGAAGCCGCGAGAGCGCAGGCCCTGGCCCGCCTCTCGCAAGGCGCACCCCACGAGAGCCAGAGCTCAGACTCATCGGTCAAGGGCTCGCTCTTCATCATCGGGGGCGCTGAAGACAAGAAGGGCGCCATGCGCGTTCTGCGCCGCTTCGTCGAGCTGTGCGGCGGTTCGTCGGCCAGCATCGGCGTGCTGGCCACCGCCAAGCCCCATTCCCCACAGGCGGCTGATGTCTACGTCGAGCTGTTCCGTGGTCTCGGGGTGCGCGATGTCTACGCCATGCCCATCATGTCGCGCAACGACGCCTTCAATCCCAAGTATGTCCGCTTCATGGAGCAGCTCACCGGCGCCTTCTTCACCGGTGGCAACCAGCTGGCGCTCACGAGCGCCATCGGCGGAACCACGCTGTCTCAGGCGCTCTACCGCATGTATGAGCGCGGCGGGGTGGTGGGGGGAACGAGCGCGGGCGCGTCGGCCGTGTCTCGCCACATGATCATGTCCGGCACCACCGGCCTGTCCCCGCGAAAGGGCAAGGTCATGGTGGGGGCCGGTCTCGGGCTGCTGAAGAACGTGGTGGTCGACCAGCACTTCTCGGCTCGGCGTCGCATCGGCCGCCTGCTCACGGTGGTGGCGCACAACCCCTTCCTGCTCGGCATCGGCATCGACGAGGACACGGCGTGCCACATCCTGCCGGACAAGACCTTCAGCGTCTGTGGGAGCGGCACCGTGACCGTCCTCGATGGGGGTGAGATCACCTACACGAATGTGCCGTTCGTCGACAACACGAACGTGCCGCTGTCGATCTACAACGTGCGCACGCACATCCTCATCGAAGGCTGCGCGTATGACATCGCGCGGCGCGTTCCGCTGAACCCACCGATTCCCGAACCTTGA